A stretch of Streptococcus sp. oral taxon 061 DNA encodes these proteins:
- a CDS encoding amino acid permease — MNSEKKHKKKSKMERGLTNRHVQVMAIAGTIGTGLFLGAGRSISLTGPSIVLVYMITGGFMYLMMRAIGEMLYQDPEQHTFINFITRYLGKGWGYFSVWSYWLSVVFIGMAEITAIAHYVQFWFPSWPSWLIQVVFLTILGLVNLIAVKIFGEVEFWFAMIKIVAILAMIATGIFLVLTGFETPYGSASLANISEQFSLFPNGGMNFVMAFQMVFFAYLMIEFIGVTTSETKDPRKVLPKAVKEIPLRIIFFYGGALLAIMSIIPWRELSATDSPFVTVFELVGLKWAAALINFVVLTSAASALNSTLYSTGRHLYQIAHDSPNRFLKAIKADTLSRHNVPQNAIIASAVLIGFAAFINVLPGVSDAFALITASSSGVYIAIYILIMVAHLKYRKSKDFMVDGYLMPQYRLLNPLTMLFFIFVFGTLFLQESTVMGARGSAIWIIAFGIYSQWKFRK, encoded by the coding sequence ATGAATTCAGAAAAAAAGCACAAAAAGAAAAGTAAAATGGAGCGTGGCTTAACCAATCGCCATGTTCAGGTTATGGCCATTGCCGGAACGATTGGTACGGGATTATTTCTTGGAGCTGGTCGGTCTATCAGTTTAACTGGACCTTCGATTGTCTTGGTCTATATGATTACAGGTGGCTTCATGTATCTCATGATGCGTGCTATCGGGGAAATGTTGTACCAGGATCCAGAGCAACACACCTTTATCAATTTTATTACTCGTTATCTAGGTAAGGGATGGGGCTATTTCTCGGTTTGGTCTTATTGGTTATCAGTAGTCTTTATTGGTATGGCAGAGATTACAGCTATTGCTCACTATGTTCAGTTTTGGTTTCCCTCTTGGCCATCTTGGTTGATTCAGGTTGTATTCCTAACAATTTTGGGCTTGGTCAATCTGATTGCTGTTAAAATCTTTGGTGAGGTAGAATTTTGGTTTGCCATGATTAAAATTGTGGCTATTCTCGCCATGATCGCGACAGGGATTTTTCTAGTCTTGACTGGCTTTGAAACTCCATATGGTTCAGCAAGTCTCGCCAATATTAGTGAGCAGTTCTCCCTTTTCCCAAATGGAGGGATGAACTTTGTCATGGCCTTTCAAATGGTTTTCTTTGCTTACTTGATGATTGAGTTTATCGGTGTTACAACATCTGAAACTAAGGATCCTAGAAAAGTCTTGCCTAAGGCTGTTAAGGAAATTCCCTTGCGAATTATCTTTTTCTATGGTGGGGCTCTCTTAGCCATCATGTCTATTATTCCTTGGCGTGAGCTTTCTGCGACAGATTCACCATTTGTAACGGTATTTGAACTTGTTGGTCTTAAGTGGGCGGCGGCCTTGATTAACTTTGTTGTCTTGACTTCCGCTGCGTCAGCCTTGAATTCAACTCTTTACTCAACAGGTCGTCACTTGTACCAAATTGCCCATGATTCACCAAATCGTTTCTTAAAAGCTATTAAGGCAGATACACTTTCACGCCACAACGTTCCTCAGAATGCTATCATTGCTTCTGCTGTCTTGATTGGTTTTGCAGCCTTCATCAATGTACTTCCTGGCGTATCAGATGCCTTTGCTTTGATTACAGCATCTTCATCAGGTGTTTATATCGCCATCTACATCTTGATCATGGTAGCTCATCTCAAGTATCGCAAGTCTAAAGACTTTATGGTAGATGGCTATCTCATGCCTCAATATCGCTTGCTAAATCCTCTGACCATGCTCTTCTTTATCTTTGTATTTGGAACGCTCTTCTTACAAGAATCAACCGTAATGGGAGCTAGAGGTTCAGCTATCTGGATTATCGCTTTTGGTATTTATAGCCAATGGAAATTTAGAAAATAA
- the greA gene encoding transcription elongation factor GreA, with protein sequence MVEKTYPMTLEEKEKLEKELEELKLVRRPEVVERIKIARSYGDLSENSEYEAAKDEQAFVEGQISSLETKIRYAEIVNSDAVAKNEVAIGKTVTIQEVGEDEKEVYIIVGSAGADAFAGKVSNESPIGQALIGKKKGDVVTIETPAGSYDVKILKVEKTV encoded by the coding sequence ATGGTAGAAAAAACTTATCCAATGACCTTGGAAGAAAAGGAAAAACTTGAAAAAGAATTAGAAGAATTGAAACTAGTACGTCGTCCAGAAGTTGTAGAACGTATCAAGATTGCTCGTTCATATGGTGATTTGTCAGAAAACAGTGAGTATGAAGCAGCTAAGGACGAGCAAGCCTTCGTTGAGGGACAAATCTCAAGTCTAGAGACTAAGATTCGTTACGCAGAAATCGTTAACAGCGATGCTGTTGCAAAAAATGAAGTTGCTATCGGAAAAACTGTAACAATCCAAGAAGTTGGAGAAGACGAAAAGGAAGTATACATTATCGTTGGTTCGGCTGGAGCAGATGCCTTTGCAGGAAAAGTATCAAATGAAAGCCCAATTGGTCAAGCATTGATTGGTAAGAAAAAAGGTGATGTTGTTACAATCGAAACACCTGCTGGAAGCTATGATGTTAAAATCTTAAAAGTTGAAAAAACCGTTTAA
- the mltG gene encoding endolytic transglycosylase MltG: protein MSENSNEEKLSFKDQILRDLERLKKEESLTEQTDDLFSNLMNSSDTKTEERVITPEEELIANSVSTVEQLIENAPAVPPRPDLKEEVAEEAVEEASVDLSQSISDKDEINSIPTKVSVSYRTHEKSHEDKGTVGFATNQEELTTGNANQKNTEVDELPKRSRRESAKPAKKKKKSRLKGFLVTVLVLLILLGAGGFFGLRYAESALQPVDPSSKQYMTVQIPDGSNAQEIGSTLEKSGVIKNGLVFTLYVKYKNYNELKSGYYNLQKSMSVEDVIKELQKGGTPEPQEVTLASLTIPEGYTLEQIAQTVGQLQGNFKEALTAEAFLAKVQDENFIAQEVTKYPNLLESLPTKDSGVRYRLEGYLFPATYTIKENTTVESLIDEMLAAMDKNLSSHYATIKEKNLTVNELLTIASLVEKEGAKTEDRKLIAGVFYNRLNLGMPLQSNIAILYAEGKLGQNISLADDAAIDTSIDSPYNDYTKVGLMPGPVDSPSLDAIESSINQTKSDYLYFVANVQDGKVYYATTLEEHDRNVQEHINSKLNQSNSTN, encoded by the coding sequence TTGAGCGAAAATTCAAATGAAGAAAAGTTGAGCTTTAAAGATCAGATCTTGCGAGACTTAGAACGATTAAAGAAAGAGGAAAGTTTAACAGAACAAACAGATGACCTCTTTTCAAATTTGATGAACTCTTCTGATACAAAAACAGAAGAACGAGTAATAACTCCAGAAGAAGAGCTGATTGCTAATTCTGTTTCAACCGTTGAACAATTGATTGAGAATGCACCTGCTGTTCCTCCTCGTCCAGATCTTAAAGAGGAAGTTGCAGAGGAAGCTGTGGAAGAAGCATCAGTTGACTTATCTCAATCAATCTCAGATAAAGATGAAATTAATTCAATACCGACTAAGGTTTCAGTTTCCTACCGTACTCATGAAAAATCACATGAAGATAAAGGAACTGTAGGTTTTGCCACTAATCAGGAAGAATTAACAACTGGAAATGCTAATCAGAAAAATACTGAGGTAGATGAACTTCCTAAAAGAAGTCGTAGGGAGTCTGCGAAACCAGCCAAGAAAAAGAAAAAATCCCGCTTGAAAGGATTTTTAGTCACAGTATTGGTATTGCTGATTCTACTTGGTGCTGGTGGTTTCTTTGGACTTCGTTATGCTGAATCAGCCTTGCAACCAGTGGATCCAAGTTCTAAACAATATATGACTGTTCAGATTCCAGATGGATCTAATGCTCAAGAAATTGGTTCAACGTTAGAAAAATCTGGTGTCATTAAAAACGGTTTAGTCTTTACACTTTATGTTAAGTATAAAAACTATAATGAATTAAAATCTGGTTATTATAATCTTCAAAAGAGTATGAGCGTTGAAGATGTCATTAAAGAGTTGCAAAAAGGTGGGACACCTGAACCTCAAGAGGTTACACTTGCAAGCTTGACTATTCCAGAGGGATATACTTTAGAGCAAATTGCTCAAACTGTTGGCCAACTTCAAGGTAACTTTAAGGAAGCTTTGACAGCGGAAGCATTTTTGGCTAAAGTTCAAGATGAGAACTTTATTGCTCAAGAGGTAACCAAATATCCAAATCTTCTTGAAAGCTTACCTACAAAAGATAGTGGTGTTCGTTACCGTTTAGAAGGTTATCTTTTCCCTGCAACTTATACGATTAAAGAAAACACAACTGTTGAAAGTTTAATTGATGAAATGCTAGCTGCTATGGATAAAAATCTATCTAGTCACTATGCTACAATCAAAGAAAAGAACTTAACAGTAAATGAGCTCTTAACAATTGCCTCTCTTGTTGAGAAAGAAGGAGCAAAAACAGAGGATCGCAAGCTGATTGCTGGTGTATTTTATAATCGTTTGAACCTGGGTATGCCACTTCAAAGTAATATCGCTATCCTTTACGCAGAAGGTAAACTTGGTCAAAATATCAGTCTTGCTGATGATGCAGCTATTGATACTTCTATCGATTCACCGTACAATGATTATACAAAAGTAGGTCTTATGCCTGGGCCAGTTGATAGCCCTAGCTTGGATGCTATCGAATCAAGTATCAATCAGACAAAGAGTGACTATCTCTACTTTGTAGCCAATGTTCAAGATGGTAAAGTTTACTATGCAACAACGTTGGAAGAACATGATCGTAATGTTCAAGAACATATCAATAGTAAACTAAACCAATCAAATAGCACAAACTAA
- a CDS encoding GNAT family N-acetyltransferase, translating to MIIRQARLSDLDRILEIELENFSIEEAIPRSVFEAHLKEIKTSFLVAEKDGEILGYIEGPVVPHRYLQDQSFTEEIEDHSHQEGGYISVTCLSVAKKAQSLGLGRKLLTALKKVALKHEREGINLTCHDYLIDYYEKHGFVNEGKSKSQFAGEEWYNMVWENRN from the coding sequence ATGATTATTCGACAAGCTAGACTTAGTGATTTAGACCGTATTTTAGAGATTGAATTAGAGAATTTCTCAATTGAAGAAGCCATACCTCGATCTGTTTTTGAAGCTCACTTAAAAGAGATTAAGACTAGTTTTTTAGTGGCTGAAAAAGATGGAGAGATACTCGGTTATATTGAAGGACCAGTAGTCCCTCATCGCTATTTGCAGGACCAATCCTTTACAGAAGAAATAGAAGATCACAGTCATCAAGAAGGTGGGTATATATCTGTGACATGTCTGTCTGTTGCAAAGAAAGCTCAATCCTTGGGGCTGGGAAGAAAACTCTTAACTGCCTTAAAGAAAGTGGCTCTCAAGCATGAACGTGAGGGAATTAATCTGACTTGCCATGACTACCTGATTGATTACTATGAGAAGCATGGTTTTGTCAATGAAGGCAAGTCTAAATCCCAATTTGCGGGAGAAGAATGGTATAATATGGTCTGGGAAAATAGGAATTAG
- a CDS encoding GNAT family N-acetyltransferase, with protein sequence MEFPIKIREATQSDMEQICLISDCTAGSREITNRKMMEERIRSHADTFLLASLDDMVIAYILGIDLANSSLSRWIEEVANVELISDRNFVIAGLSVRPDYQRQGFGTLLLAAFKQVVLQQNSPGIYLLCEDELLAYFEMNGFVEQGIIEGERSSEFAFLMRWQNPYYQEEL encoded by the coding sequence ATGGAATTTCCAATTAAAATTCGAGAAGCCACGCAATCAGATATGGAACAAATTTGCTTGATTTCTGATTGCACAGCAGGTTCTCGAGAAATAACAAATAGAAAAATGATGGAAGAACGTATCCGCAGTCATGCGGATACGTTTCTCTTAGCTAGTCTTGATGATATGGTGATTGCTTATATCCTAGGAATAGATCTTGCTAATTCCTCACTAAGTAGATGGATAGAAGAGGTGGCAAATGTTGAACTTATCAGTGATAGAAATTTTGTGATTGCTGGTTTATCTGTTCGTCCGGATTATCAGAGGCAAGGATTTGGAACCTTGTTGCTAGCAGCCTTCAAACAAGTTGTTCTTCAACAAAATAGTCCCGGTATTTATCTTCTTTGTGAGGATGAATTGCTGGCCTATTTTGAAATGAATGGATTTGTGGAACAAGGGATTATAGAAGGAGAAAGGAGCAGTGAATTTGCCTTTCTCATGCGTTGGCAGAATCCCTATTATCAGGAGGAACTATGA
- the murC gene encoding UDP-N-acetylmuramate--L-alanine ligase: MAKTYHFIGIKGSGMSALALMLHQMGHKVQGSDVEKYYFTQRGLEQAGIKILPFDEKNLQGDLEIIAGNAFRPDNNVEIAYADKNGLSYKRYHEFLGSFMRDFISMGVAGAHGKTSTTGMLSHVLSHITDTSYLIGDGTGRGSENAKYFVFESDEYERHFMPYHPEYSIITNIDFDHPDYFTSLEDVFNAFNDYAKQITKGLFVYGEDAELRKITTNAPIYYYGFEAANNDFVASDLLRSTTGSTFTVHFRGQELGQFHIPTFGRHNIMNATAVIGLLYTAGFDLNLVREHLNTFGGVKRRFTEKIVNDTVIIDDFAHHPTEIIATLDAARQKYPSKEIVAIFQPHTFTRTIALLDDFAQALNQADAVYLAKIYGSAREVDHGDVKVEDLAAKIDKKHQVITVENVSPLLDHDNAVYVFMGAGDIQSYEYSFERLLSNLTSNVQ, encoded by the coding sequence ATGGCAAAAACCTATCATTTTATCGGAATTAAAGGATCAGGGATGAGTGCCTTGGCTTTAATGTTGCACCAAATGGGGCATAAGGTCCAAGGATCTGATGTTGAAAAATATTACTTTACCCAACGTGGATTAGAGCAAGCAGGTATTAAAATTTTACCTTTCGATGAGAAAAACCTTCAAGGTGATTTAGAAATTATCGCTGGGAATGCCTTTCGTCCAGACAACAATGTTGAAATTGCTTATGCAGACAAGAACGGACTAAGTTATAAACGTTATCATGAGTTTCTTGGTAGCTTTATGCGTGACTTTATCAGCATGGGTGTTGCCGGAGCACACGGTAAGACTTCAACAACAGGTATGCTTTCTCACGTTTTGTCACACATCACTGATACAAGCTATCTAATTGGAGATGGTACAGGTCGTGGTTCTGAAAATGCCAAGTATTTTGTCTTTGAATCAGACGAGTACGAACGTCATTTCATGCCATATCACCCAGAGTACTCTATTATTACTAATATCGACTTTGACCATCCTGACTATTTCACAAGCTTAGAGGATGTCTTTAACGCCTTCAATGATTATGCTAAACAAATCACCAAAGGTTTGTTTGTCTACGGTGAAGATGCTGAGTTGCGTAAGATTACGACAAATGCTCCAATCTATTATTACGGTTTTGAAGCAGCAAACAATGACTTTGTAGCCAGCGATTTGCTTCGTTCTACTACAGGTTCAACATTCACAGTTCACTTCCGTGGTCAAGAACTGGGTCAATTCCACATTCCAACTTTCGGACGCCACAATATCATGAATGCAACAGCAGTGATTGGTTTGCTTTATACTGCTGGCTTTGACTTGAATTTAGTACGTGAACACTTGAATACTTTTGGAGGCGTTAAGCGTCGCTTTACAGAAAAGATTGTCAATGATACTGTTATCATCGATGATTTTGCGCATCACCCAACTGAAATTATCGCAACTCTAGATGCTGCACGTCAAAAATACCCAAGCAAGGAAATCGTTGCTATTTTCCAACCGCATACCTTTACTCGTACAATTGCTTTGTTGGATGATTTTGCGCAAGCCTTGAACCAGGCTGATGCAGTTTACTTAGCAAAAATCTATGGTTCTGCTCGTGAAGTTGACCATGGTGATGTTAAGGTTGAAGATTTAGCAGCCAAGATTGATAAAAAACATCAAGTTATCACTGTTGAAAATGTGTCTCCTCTCTTAGACCATGACAATGCTGTATATGTCTTTATGGGAGCAGGTGATATTCAGTCATATGAATACTCATTCGAACGTCTCTTGTCAAATTTGACAAGTAATGTTCAGTAA
- a CDS encoding cystathionine gamma-synthase, producing MKQVRFPIVSDDEIILTEMPFMDLYDESDFISNIKGDYQDKNYLEWSPITTEKKSPVQASNKLPEKKEKSYAELAREEARADLKRKRSAKYLTQDVSFTKRYKPSNNLVRQTNQPTAPFQKENPGELAKFSDKLTQKHYILAEMAPQMQETSKEEHLGPKKNNYDFLKKSQIYNKKENQSEKERKIAQELNLTNMTE from the coding sequence ATGAAACAAGTACGATTTCCAATAGTGTCAGATGATGAGATTATACTGACAGAGATGCCATTTATGGATTTATATGATGAGTCGGATTTCATCAGTAATATCAAGGGAGACTACCAGGACAAAAACTACTTGGAATGGTCACCAATTACTACCGAAAAAAAGTCACCGGTTCAAGCATCAAATAAGCTACCTGAAAAGAAGGAAAAATCCTATGCTGAACTTGCTCGTGAAGAAGCAAGAGCTGATCTAAAACGGAAACGTTCAGCAAAATATTTGACTCAAGATGTTAGTTTTACGAAACGTTATAAACCTTCAAATAATTTAGTAAGACAGACAAATCAGCCAACAGCTCCTTTCCAAAAGGAAAATCCTGGGGAGCTAGCAAAATTTAGTGACAAACTAACTCAGAAACATTATATTTTGGCTGAAATGGCTCCTCAGATGCAAGAGACAAGCAAAGAAGAGCATCTGGGACCAAAGAAAAATAATTATGATTTTCTAAAGAAAAGCCAGATTTATAACAAAAAAGAAAATCAATCAGAAAAAGAACGTAAAATTGCTCAAGAGTTGAACTTGACAAATATGACAGAGTAA
- a CDS encoding DEAD/DEAH box helicase: MAKLIPGKLRMEGVELYETGQIEIIKEQDHRIYARVAEEEIRYSLDDDLIFCTCAFFKKRGYCVHLAALEYYLKNDQLGQEILLNLEANQEEKETVETQVTFGGKFLESIQAPSQSDLYQLSAQGQVEAGTNRIIWTLRIGLSQQDKFYVIRDIPLFLKVIEFSKPYMIGKHYESSLKLEQFDKASQEVLNFLLGLVEEKIDYNIFFPNQGRHLYFPKTFFEQGASLLMGLDAFQFDHQLSSYHHLLFQDFDGQTGLFSFRIEEKSNYFEMEIFEQAGLNFFYRGQVLFSKGNFFLMTKKQASLLDALRKVPLDHSGRKILQFDSSDRDLLASTLSQFKELGKVEAPESLQIQSFRPSFYMEREEDGSIRLDMQFQYETCLITTRNELENLPFASDIQLEKKIFQLALSAGFEADFHSWRQSLKADAIHTFFQEILPAFAVLGELKISESLQDLYRVQKPQVHISSKGSLLEIQFDFQDIDQEEINRAMKALVAKQDYYISSTNQVYYFDEETKRIRQDLDDLGIGEIESDTFHARKSLSYTLSHLFKDQDQVTFTEEFRHLAHDLTHPEDFPMTALNIKADLRDYQKKGIQWLQMLHHYGFGGILADDMGLGKTLQAIAFLSSQMHEKNRVLILAPSGLIYNWADEFKKFAPHLDVAVVHGLKPYRETILAEKHQVYVTSYATFRQDSEIYQDLSFDFLFLDEAQVMKNAQTKIAKTLRKFVVPSVFALSGTPIENNLGELWSIFQIVLPGLLPVKKDFMKLPAERVAQFIKPFVMRRKKEDVLTELPDLIEVVYKNELEDQQKVIYLAQLQQMQERLGQVTDAEFQRNRVEILTGLMRLRQICDTPALFMEDYKGDSGKLDSLRDLLSQIAEGNHRVLIFSQFRGMLDRIEEELPQLGLTSFKITGSTPSQERQEMTKAFNQGERDVFLISLKAGGVGLNLTGADTVILVDLWWNPAVESQAIGRAHRMGQEQAVEVYRLVTRGTIEEKIQELQEQKRNLVSEVLDGTESRGSLTLSEIQEILGISEAKT, translated from the coding sequence ATGGCTAAATTGATTCCAGGAAAGCTTCGAATGGAGGGAGTAGAACTCTACGAAACTGGTCAGATTGAAATCATTAAAGAACAGGACCATCGCATCTATGCGCGTGTAGCGGAGGAAGAAATTCGCTATAGTTTGGATGACGATTTGATTTTTTGTACCTGTGCTTTTTTCAAAAAAAGAGGTTACTGTGTTCATTTGGCAGCATTGGAATATTACCTAAAAAATGACCAACTAGGGCAAGAAATCTTACTCAATCTAGAGGCTAATCAGGAAGAAAAGGAAACTGTTGAGACACAAGTGACTTTCGGAGGAAAATTCTTGGAGTCTATCCAAGCACCTAGTCAGTCTGACCTCTATCAGCTTTCTGCACAGGGTCAGGTAGAAGCAGGAACTAATCGTATTATCTGGACTTTAAGGATTGGTCTTTCTCAGCAAGACAAGTTTTATGTGATTAGGGATATCCCTCTTTTCTTAAAAGTCATAGAGTTTTCCAAACCTTACATGATAGGAAAGCATTATGAGTCTTCATTAAAACTTGAACAATTTGATAAAGCCAGTCAAGAAGTTTTGAATTTCTTATTAGGTTTGGTTGAAGAGAAGATTGACTACAATATTTTTTTTCCAAATCAAGGGCGACATCTCTATTTCCCTAAAACCTTTTTTGAGCAGGGGGCTAGTCTACTGATGGGCTTAGATGCCTTTCAGTTTGACCACCAACTTTCGAGTTATCATCATCTTCTCTTCCAAGACTTTGATGGCCAAACAGGTTTATTTTCATTTAGAATTGAAGAAAAATCCAACTATTTTGAAATGGAAATTTTCGAACAGGCAGGGCTTAATTTCTTTTACAGAGGACAAGTATTATTCTCCAAGGGGAATTTTTTCCTGATGACGAAAAAACAGGCTAGTTTATTAGATGCTCTTAGAAAAGTTCCTTTAGATCATAGTGGTAGGAAGATTTTACAGTTTGATAGTAGTGATCGAGATCTCTTAGCTTCGACCTTGTCCCAGTTTAAAGAGCTCGGAAAAGTAGAGGCTCCTGAGTCGCTTCAAATTCAATCTTTCCGCCCGTCTTTCTACATGGAACGAGAAGAGGACGGATCTATTCGTTTAGATATGCAGTTCCAATATGAAACTTGCTTAATAACTACTCGAAATGAACTAGAGAATCTCCCTTTTGCTAGTGATATTCAACTAGAAAAAAAGATTTTTCAGCTAGCTCTATCAGCTGGATTTGAAGCAGATTTTCATTCATGGCGTCAGAGTTTGAAAGCTGATGCAATCCATACGTTCTTTCAGGAAATTTTGCCAGCCTTTGCGGTGCTTGGAGAATTAAAGATTTCTGAGAGCTTGCAGGACCTTTATCGAGTTCAGAAACCTCAAGTCCACATCTCGTCCAAGGGAAGTCTTCTAGAAATTCAATTTGATTTTCAGGATATAGATCAAGAAGAAATTAATCGAGCGATGAAGGCTCTGGTTGCAAAGCAAGATTATTATATTTCTTCCACTAACCAGGTTTATTATTTCGACGAAGAGACCAAGCGTATTCGTCAGGATTTGGATGATTTGGGAATTGGGGAGATAGAGAGTGATACTTTCCATGCACGCAAATCATTGTCTTATACCCTTTCTCATCTTTTTAAGGATCAGGACCAAGTAACATTTACCGAAGAATTTAGGCATTTGGCGCACGATTTGACGCATCCAGAGGATTTTCCGATGACAGCTCTGAATATCAAAGCTGATCTCAGAGATTATCAGAAAAAGGGGATTCAATGGCTTCAAATGCTTCACCATTATGGATTTGGTGGGATTTTAGCGGATGATATGGGACTTGGTAAGACCTTACAAGCTATTGCCTTTCTGAGTAGCCAGATGCACGAAAAAAACCGAGTTTTAATTCTTGCTCCATCTGGCCTCATCTATAATTGGGCTGATGAATTTAAAAAATTTGCACCACATTTGGATGTAGCTGTTGTGCATGGATTGAAACCTTATCGCGAGACTATTTTAGCTGAAAAACATCAGGTCTATGTGACCAGTTATGCTACTTTCAGGCAAGATAGCGAGATTTATCAGGATTTATCTTTTGACTTTCTATTTCTAGATGAAGCTCAGGTGATGAAAAATGCCCAGACTAAAATTGCGAAAACTTTGAGAAAGTTTGTGGTTCCATCAGTCTTTGCTCTATCGGGAACACCGATTGAAAATAACCTCGGCGAATTGTGGTCTATTTTTCAAATTGTCTTGCCAGGACTTTTACCAGTAAAAAAAGACTTTATGAAATTACCGGCTGAGAGAGTGGCACAGTTTATCAAACCATTTGTCATGCGTCGAAAAAAAGAGGATGTTCTTACAGAGCTACCTGATTTGATAGAAGTTGTTTATAAGAATGAACTGGAAGACCAGCAAAAGGTCATCTATCTAGCTCAACTTCAACAAATGCAAGAGCGTTTGGGTCAGGTGACCGATGCAGAATTTCAACGAAATCGAGTTGAAATTCTAACAGGGCTCATGCGTCTTCGTCAGATTTGTGATACTCCAGCCCTATTTATGGAGGATTATAAGGGAGATAGCGGGAAACTTGATAGTTTACGAGATCTACTGAGTCAAATTGCTGAAGGAAATCATCGTGTACTCATCTTCTCCCAATTTAGGGGGATGCTTGACCGCATCGAAGAGGAGTTGCCACAGCTTGGCTTAACTTCCTTTAAGATTACAGGTTCAACTCCTTCACAGGAACGCCAAGAAATGACCAAGGCTTTTAACCAAGGGGAGCGCGATGTGTTTTTGATTTCTCTAAAAGCTGGTGGAGTTGGTCTCAATCTTACTGGTGCAGACACAGTTATTCTGGTAGACTTATGGTGGAATCCGGCAGTTGAATCGCAGGCTATTGGCAGGGCCCACCGTATGGGACAAGAACAAGCTGTTGAGGTTTATCGTCTGGTAACTAGAGGTACAATCGAGGAGAAAATTCAAGAGTTGCAGGAACAGAAAAGAAATCTGGTCTCTGAAGTCTTGGACGGAACAGAGTCTCGTGGAAGTCTCACACTTAGTGAAATTCAAGAAATATTAGGAATTTCTGAAGCCAAGACTTGA
- a CDS encoding MalY/PatB family protein: protein MGKYDFTTLPNRFGHHTYKWKEAETDREVLPAWIADMDFEVLPEIRQTVHDYAEQLVYGYTYASDGLIEAVQNWEEKQHGYRFDKDALVFIEGVVPAISTAIQAFTKEGEAVLINTPVYPPFARSIKLNNRRLITNSLVEKDGLFEIDFDQLEKDFVEEDVKLYVLCNPHNPGGRVWDKEVLEKIGQLCQKHGVLLVSDEIHQDLALFGHKHQSFNTVNEAFKEFSLILSSATKTFNIAGTKNSYAIIENPKLRVAFQKRQLANNQHEISGLGYLATETAYRYGEDWLTELKELIEKHINYVVDVFGKETKIKVMKPQGTYLIWLDFSAYDISDEELRSLLRDEAKVILNRGLDFGEEGALHARLNVAMPTSILEEVCQRIISTFSNH, encoded by the coding sequence ATGGGAAAATATGATTTTACGACCTTGCCCAATCGTTTTGGACACCATACATACAAATGGAAAGAAGCAGAAACTGACCGAGAAGTATTACCGGCTTGGATTGCTGATATGGACTTTGAGGTGTTACCTGAGATTCGTCAGACAGTCCATGACTATGCAGAGCAATTAGTCTATGGCTATACCTATGCTAGTGATGGGTTGATTGAAGCTGTTCAAAATTGGGAGGAAAAGCAGCATGGTTATCGCTTTGATAAGGATGCCCTAGTCTTTATCGAGGGAGTGGTACCTGCCATTTCAACAGCTATTCAAGCCTTCACCAAGGAAGGTGAAGCAGTGCTCATTAACACACCGGTTTATCCTCCTTTTGCTCGCAGTATTAAGCTTAATAATCGTAGACTAATCACCAACTCTCTAGTAGAAAAAGACGGACTTTTTGAGATTGATTTTGATCAATTAGAGAAAGATTTTGTCGAAGAGGATGTGAAACTCTACGTTCTCTGCAATCCTCATAATCCTGGTGGACGTGTTTGGGACAAAGAGGTTTTGGAGAAGATTGGACAACTGTGTCAAAAACATGGAGTTTTGTTGGTATCTGATGAAATCCACCAAGACTTAGCCTTGTTTGGACATAAACACCAGTCATTCAATACAGTAAATGAAGCCTTCAAAGAATTTTCACTAATTTTAAGCAGTGCTACCAAAACTTTCAACATTGCAGGAACCAAGAATTCTTACGCTATTATCGAGAATCCTAAGTTAAGAGTGGCTTTCCAAAAACGCCAGCTTGCTAATAATCAACATGAAATCTCAGGTTTGGGATATTTGGCAACAGAAACAGCTTATCGCTATGGTGAAGATTGGTTGACAGAACTTAAAGAACTGATTGAGAAACACATCAATTATGTAGTGGATGTATTTGGCAAAGAAACTAAAATCAAGGTCATGAAACCTCAAGGGACTTATCTCATTTGGCTAGATTTTTCAGCCTATGATATTAGCGATGAAGAATTAAGAAGCCTTTTAAGAGACGAAGCCAAGGTTATCCTGAACAGAGGCTTGGACTTTGGTGAAGAAGGAGCTCTCCACGCTCGCTTAAATGTTGCTATGCCGACATCTATTTTGGAAGAAGTCTGCCAACGAATCATTTCCACTTTTTCAAATCATTAA